The genomic region CTGTCCTCGCCCTTCTTGATGGCCGCCGGATTGGCCCCCAGGAATTCGATACCGTCGAGCATACCCTGGTCATGCATACTCATAGCCACGTTCAGTGCCGTCTGTCCGCCCATGGTAGGGAGGATCGCATCGACATTCTCTTTTTTGATGATCTTGGCGATCACCTCTTCGGTGATCGGTTCGATGTAGGTTCTGTGTGCGAACTCCGGATCGGTCATGATGGTCGCCGGATTGGAATTGATGAGGACCACTCTGTAGCCGAGCTCTTTGAGGGTTTTTGCGGCCTGGGTACCGGAGTAGTCGAATTCACAGGCTTGTCCGATGACAATGGGACCTGATCCGATAAGTAGAATTGTTTTGATGTCTTCGCGTTTTGGCATGGAGAGATACCTTTGATTTTTAGTTTGATATTATAGTAAAAAGAGGCAAAAGATGCCCTTAAAAAAGGGTATCTTTAGAAGAGATCCAAACTTTGTGTCGCACGTTTTTTCTTTCGATGAATGATGCGTTTTTTCTTTGGTTCCGGTTTGGGTTCCGTATGCGGTTCGACAGGCACTTCAGGTTCGATGACCTCTTCCTGTGTCTGGTCGATACGCGCAGGGATACTTGAAATGACCGGTACGCTCAGGTTCTTTTCGCTTACATTGCTCTCTCTGATGTCGGTGGTGATATTCTGTTCGTTCAGGATAATACTGCCATTGGCATCTTTCAGTCTCAAGTCGCCTACCTGCAGACACTCTTTCTCTTTTGGGATCTTGGTCATAAATCTGTCGAAATCTCTCGCAAGGGTCGGTTTGGCATCATTGATGAGGAAGAATGTCTTGGGATGGAAAATATCACTATAGGTATTGATATAGGCAACTTTGTAGGCACTCTGTGTTTCGACCTTCGAGACGATCCCCACCGGCACATTGGCAAAGAAGATGTCGTCGAGTCCGCTGGTGATGACCTTGTCCCCGACTTCGATCTTATGCCATTTCGGAATGAACTTGACGACCATTTCATTCTTGCTCATACCTATGGCGATGCCAGGGGCATACTTCTTTCCTATAAAGACGGAGAAGCGGCATTTCTCATCGGAGGTCAGGTACCCGTAGAGCTGATTGTTCTTCACTACAGCGACACCTGCAGCGACCGTCCCCTGGATCAGCCCGTAAAGTTTCCCTTCATGCACATCTTTGGGTTTGGTAAGAATGATCTGTGTAAAACTGTTGAGTTTGACATAGGAGATGGTCTCCGCAATGGAAATGTTGTGTACAGGGAGGCGCTTGAGCTGGGGGAGCACATTGTAAATGTCCTTGACCTGCTTGATGTAATGTGTCTGTTCAAGCAGGCGTTTTCTCAATATGCGGTTTTCACGGCTGAGTTTTTCGATGGACTCTTTCTGGAAGATGTAACTGTGGCTCTTATCTTCAATATTCTGTGTGAAGTTCTTGTATTTCTGTTTGATGGGATTGATGGTACCAAGGAGTACATCCATGATACGCTCATCATTCTTTGTCAGCAGTCCTGCCAGAATAGCCAGCAGAATAATGATGATGATTATTCTAGTCTTCATATGCCATTTGCTGTAGTATGTCTATTTCATCCAACGCTTTACCTGTACCTTTGGCAACGGCAAGAAGCGGATCTTCGGCAATATAGACAGGAAGTTTGACAATATCGGAGAGATACTTGTCCAAACCTCTGATAAGTGCACCGCCTCCGGTAAGCACGATCCCGTTCTCAACGATATCGCCGGCAAGTTCCGGTGGTGTCTGTTCCAGAACGATCTTGAGCGCATTGGCGATCTCTTCAAGAGAATCTTTGATCGCTTCTCTGAGATGTTCTGATGTAATTTCAATAGCTGTGAGACTTCCTTCGATCTGGTCTCTACCTCTGACTGTGGTGCTGAGTTCCTCTTCCAGTGGAATGGCTGTACCGATCTTGATCTTGAGCTCTTCGGCGATACGTTCACCGATAAGCAGGTTGAAGTTCTTCTTGACATAGTCAACGATGGACTGGTCAAGGTGATCC from Sulfurovum riftiae harbors:
- the mreC gene encoding rod shape-determining protein MreC; the protein is MKTRIIIIIILLAILAGLLTKNDERIMDVLLGTINPIKQKYKNFTQNIEDKSHSYIFQKESIEKLSRENRILRKRLLEQTHYIKQVKDIYNVLPQLKRLPVHNISIAETISYVKLNSFTQIILTKPKDVHEGKLYGLIQGTVAAGVAVVKNNQLYGYLTSDEKCRFSVFIGKKYAPGIAIGMSKNEMVVKFIPKWHKIEVGDKVITSGLDDIFFANVPVGIVSKVETQSAYKVAYINTYSDIFHPKTFFLINDAKPTLARDFDRFMTKIPKEKECLQVGDLRLKDANGSIILNEQNITTDIRESNVSEKNLSVPVISSIPARIDQTQEEVIEPEVPVEPHTEPKPEPKKKRIIHRKKKRATQSLDLF